GTCGACGCGAGGCAAATCCGTCACGTCGTCCACCAACTGGTTGACCTGCACGATCACAATGCCGTCGCTGAAGGCAGCGGGTTCGATCAGTGCCGGGGTATCTTCGGTGCTGGCGCCGGTGTAGATGTTGCCGGCGCGGTCGGCCACGAAACCGGCGGACAGCACCACGTTGGGGATCAGGTCCACCACCAGCCGGGCGTAGAGTTCGATGTAAGTGTGGATCGCGCCGATTTCCAGCAGGCCGTCTTCCAGCAACTGGCTGATGCGCAAGGATTGGGTGCCGGCGAAGGAAAAGTCGAGCTTGCGGGCGATGCCCTTTTCAAACAGGTCCAGGTGCTCGGAACGGCCGACGCTGGGCATGATCATGTGCAAATCGTGGAGCTTGCCCGGGTCGGCCTTGACCAGGGAGCGCGAGAGGAAGTCGGCTTGCTTCTGGTTGTTGCCTTCCAGCACCACGCGGTCGCCGGGGAGGATCAGCGCTTCGAGGGCCTCGACGATTTTGTCACTGGGCAGCACCGCCCCGTCTGCAAATTGCCTGACCAGCCCGAGCCGGCGCTGCTTCTCGTCGCGCCGCCGCGTCCAGCGCGAGTCGGGGGTGATTGTTGTTGTCATGGTCGCTCCACGGATTTGCTGTCGTGGGGCTTACCTTAGGAGCGATTGAGGGGGCCATCAATCAAGCTGGACGTTTGACTGTTACGCCTGGGTTAATGATGGCTCAATTAACACGGGGCGTTCAGACCCTGCGCCATTCGCTGCGATGGAACCATAGGGTCCTGAAAAACGCCAACCCCGCAAAAACGTGCAACCCCGACACGGCCGCCCAACTCCAATCCCACAGCCCTGACAGCGCCTGCGCGTAAACCGGTAACAGCAGCACGAGCAACGCCACCAGCGCGCACGCACCCACTTGCTCCCAGTTTCTCAAGCGACTGGGGCGGGACGCTATCGCGTAACCCAACAATGCGCCCAGACACACAATCAGCAGGCTCAGCAGGTCATGCTCGCCGACCGGAGGCCACCCCAGCAGGTTGAGCGGCAGGCAGACCGCGAACAGGGTGAACGAGCAGATCGCGACATACACAAAAGCGTACTCAAGCGCATCCAGCAGACGATCACGGATAAACCCACGAGCCTGTTTATCCTCTTCCGGTGTGGGTCCTTGGGAAATCGCCACCGCCAGCAGACCCGACCCGAGACCGCCCAGGGTCATGACCACGAAATTGCTCACAACGCCTTTGATTGCCTTATCGGCACCCATCAGCTTGAGGCTTTCGAGGTACACCAGAATAAACACCGCGCCCGCGGTGGCAATCATGAAGCCCCACAGCTTCCCCCGGTTGGACTGCACGTTCATGGTTACCACCGCAGTGAACACCAGCACGCCAAACCACATCAGCAGCGTGCCGGTAAAACGGTTGAGGTTGTACAGCCAGGCAAACCCATCCAAAAGCCACATTGCGTCGATACTTCTGTCGAAAAACTCCATTGGCTATCGGCAGTGGGGCGAGGATCTTTACGATGGGGGGAGCAAGTGTTCCGTGGCTCGTCGCGATTGCCCAAGACGCCCTCCCCACACTTTGACCCAGTCACCCCCACTGATCGCTAGCCAACAGGTCCTCCGCATTTCCCGGCAAGGTGGTGCCGCCGTCAATCAAAATGTGGGAGCGGGCTTGCTCGCGAAGGCAGGGTGTCAGGCCATGCAACTATGACTGACCCACCGCATTCGCGAGCAAGCCCGCTCCCACATTTGCCCTGTGGTGTTTGTTAGATAGCAGTTCCATTAAGGGACCGATCAGTCCCTTTTTGGGACCACCTCCGGCGATGGGCTGACTTGCTCCAACGCCCTGTCGACCAACAATTGTCCGAACTCAGCCATTTGCTGAATCCCCAGCATGATTGCGCGCTGGGAAGCATCCAGGTCGAAAGCCAGGTTGCAGGTGAGTGCGTTGAGGGAGGACAGGGTTTCGCTGGCATTGACCAGCAGGGTTTCGGTGGTTTGGTGGGGGGTTACGGTGAAAAGGGGCGGATTGGGGGTAGGTTTGACCATGATTTACAGCTCCGATATGTGATGGAGACTGCCCTCTTCCGCTTGCACGCAAATAAGGTGGCAGCCGTGCGCAGGTGTGCAAGACCGGGCATATCGGACCCCGGCAGACCCCGAGGGATCTCCCACGCACAGCCGCCATAACAAATACAGCAGGCATAAAAAACGCCCGTTGACTGGCTATGGGCGCTGGTGCGCCGACATGTAACCGGACTTGCACGTCCGTGTCACCGTTTTTTGCGATGACGGAACGAAGACTAGGCGTGCTGACTCGCTGCGACAAGTTCATGCACTGCCCAAAATCTTGCAGGAAAAATCCGAAGCCCGCCGGTCTACAACTTCATGTCTATGCTCACAGTCCCCAAACCTTCAAGCGGATAGCTGCGGTACTCATAAACCTCACCACGAACAGTGAGGTGGATGACCCCATCCACCCGGGTCACTTGGACATCAGGCTCTTTGGTTTTCAAAAAGGGATGTGCCGAAACCAGCGCTGTCAGTATCTCCTGATCACTACCCAAGTCCTCATGAACGTAGTACCTGTAAGAAAACCCTACCGTCGCGCCGCCCTGGCTGTCACGGGCGCCATAAATTGAGCTGCCATTGCCCAAAGATTGTTTCAAAACCACTTCGTCCAGATCCGGTGCACCGGATGACATGATCCAATTGCCCCCAATGTAAATCAGGCAGGCCGCCAGCAGGCAGTTGCGCAGGATAGGTAAGAGGCCCTTAGTGGCCCTGAGAAATTGCATACTCAATACCCCTCCTTATCCAATATTGATCCCGAGGATCATCGCCAAAAGGGTCACCACCCCACCATGCCCCAAACTCCGGCATGGTGGTTTTCGCGAATGTTTGAGCGACACCTGCCGCCCGTAATAGAACACTTTCGGGAATGCCCAGTACCGTCCCTGTCGCACCATAATTGAAATTACCAAAAGCTTCGTACTGACGCCCTTGCTTCTTGTAGTTCCATGGGCCGGCTGCACGAACCTGGGAATAAAACCACGAATAGGCGAATGACGAGCCAGCCTTGAGATGAATGCGCTTGCTTTTGGATATCGCCATGTTTTCAAGAATTGAAACACTAGGCGGCATTAATGGTACGGCCATTTGCTGGTCCTTGCTGGCATTGAGGAGCGCAGAAATTAGCCACTTCACTCGGGCATGAAAACCCAATAAATCCAAATGCAGAATTCGCCTACAGCAACCACATCCCATTCCGACGAGATTTTCAGGTTGTTGCTCGGAACCTGTCTCTTTAGCCTTCGTTTGTCCAAACCCCACCCACGGGCGAACGTCATGAATCCGAACTCTAAGCCCAATCTGGGTATGCACAACCCACCTCACCCAGGCGAAATTCTGCTTGAAGATGTAATCCCTGCCGTGGGCATTACCATCACCGAAATGGCGCGACGCCTTGGCTTCGCCCGTGAGACTTTTTCAAGGATTTTGCATGGGCGTGCGCCGGTCAGCCCTGACCTTGCCGTCCGGTTGGAGCGGGCTGGCGTGAGCAGCGCCCGTTTATGGCTGTCGATGCAAAGCGCCTACGACTTGTGGCAGGCCGAGCATCGGGAGCAGCCAGTGATTGAGCGGTTTGCGCGGATTGATTGAGGTATGGAGCCGAGCGTAATTCAGTGTGGGAGCTGGCTTGCCTGCGATGGCGGTGGGTCAGCTGGCTAATGTGTGACTAACCCACCGCTATCGCAATCGCAGCATAGTTAAGGCATGCGAGCATCTGTAGTGAGCGGGCTTGTCCCGCGCTGGGCTGAAGCGGCCCCAAACCAGGCGACTCGGATTTATCTGGAACTCGGCGGCATATTCATTGGGGCGGCTTCGCCACCCAGCGCGGGACAAGCCCGCTCACTACAAAGATGTGTAGATACCTATGGCTATCGCAGGCAAGCCAGCTCTCACAGTAGGTCGCACTGAATTTGAGAAGAGTGTTCAGGCCAATCCGGATTCGACCAGCAAGGCTTCCAACCCCATGAGGTCCGGCACCTTCGCCACATGCTCCCCCACCTGCACCGCCGCCAGCTCCAGCGGGCACAGCGGCACGTCCACATAGCTCAACTCGCTGTCGAGCTTGTACGAGCGCGGAATCCCCTGGATCACCAGCGCAATAAACTTCAACGTCGACCGCTCACCCAACGCATTCAACACCACGATCCGTGAACGGGTGCCGGTCACGCTGGCTTCGCCACACACCGCTTCAAAGCTGATCAGCGGGATCTGCCGATCACGCCAGGTCACTTGCCGCAAATACCATGGCGGCGCATCGCTGGCCGGTTCGCCGCGCTGGAAGTCGATCAGCTCGGCGATGGCGACGTTGGGCAGGATCAGGTGCCGATCGGCCAACGGCAGCAGCAGGCCGGTGAGTTGGCTGGCGCGGTGGTCAAGCATGGGACTTGCTCCAATAGGCGATGCTTTCCAGCAGCACCGTCTCTTGATACGGCTTGCCGAGGTAGTCGTTCACACCAATGGCCATCGCGCGGTCGCGGTGTTTCTGGCCGGTGCGCGAGGTGATCATGATGATCGGCAGGCGCATCAGGCGCGGGTCGTTGCGCACTTGGGTGGCCACTTCGAAGCCGTCCATGCGCGGCATTTCGATGTCGAGCAGCATCAGGTCCGGCGTGTGTTCTTCCAGCACGGCGAGCGCGTCGATGCCGTCCTTGGCGGTGAGCACGTTCATGCCATTGCGCTCCAGCAGGCGGCTGGTGACTTTGCGCACGGTGACCGAATCGTCCACCACCAGCACCAGCAGCGGGCGTTTTTTCAGCGGATCGTTGAGGATCAATGGCGCGTCGACCCTCTGGGCGGGCAAGGCCGGCGGGCGGGCGCGGATATGCGCCAGCAAGTCGATGATCAGCACCACGCGTCCGTCGCCCAGGATGGTTGCGCCGGACAAGCCCTGCACGCCGGCAAACTGAGGGCCCAGGCCCTTGACCACGATCTCCCGCGTGCCGGCCATGGCGTCCACATGGATGGCCACGCGCCGCTCATTGCACTGCACCAACAGCACCGGCACCGGCTGGTACTGGCCCAGCAGTTTCGGGCGGCTGACGGTGTGCAGCAGGTCGCCGAGGTAGAACAGCTCATAGCGCTGGCCAGCGTATTCATAATGGGGCGGGTCTTGCTGATAATGCCCGGCCAACTCATGAGGCAGTACCCGAACCAAGCCTTCGAGGGTGTTGAGCGGGATCGCATATTGATCGTCCGCGCACTGCACCATCAGCGCGCGGTTGACCGACACGGTAAACGGCAGGCGGATTCGAAAATGCACGCCTGCGCCGGGCGTCGAATCGATGACCATCGAGCCACCGAGCTGGCGCACTTCTTCATGCACCACGTCCATGCCCACGCCGCGCCCGGAAATCTGGGTGATCTTCTCTGCGGTGGAGAACCCCGGCTGCAGGATGAACTGCAACACGTCGCGGTCACTCATGTCTTGATGGGGGGACAGCAGGCCGCGCTTGATCGCCTTGCGCCGCACCGCTTCCAGCGGCACCCCGGCACCGTCGTCACGCATGTCGAAGACGATATCGCCGCCTTCGTGGGTCAGGTCCAGGGTGATGCGGCCTTTCTCCGGTTTGCCGGCCAGCAGCCGTGCATCGCGGGACTCCAGCCCATGGTCGACCGCATTGCGCAACATGTGCTCCAACGGCGCCGCCATGCGTTCCAGCACGTTGCGGTCCATCTCGCCCTCGGCATTGCCGACGATGAATTCCACGTCCTTGCCCAACTCGCCCGCCACCTGGCGCACGATGCGCTTGAGGCGCGGCAGCATGCGTTCGAACGGCACCATGCGCGTGCGCATCAGGCCTTCCTGCAGCGCGGTGTTGATGCGCGCCTGCTGCTGCAGCAGGTCATGGGCATCTTCGTTGCGACGTTCGAGGGTGTCCTTGAGGTCGAGCAGGTCGGAGGCCGATTCCGACAGCGCGCGGGACAGCTGCTGCAACTGCGAGTGGCGGTCCATTTCCAGCGGGTCGAATTCTTCGTAGCCCAGGCGTTCGGCCTCGGCCTGCTGGCGGCTGAGGAGACGGCCCTGGGTTTCGCTGTCGAGACGGCGCAGTTGGTCGCGCATGCGCTCGATGGTGGTTTCCACTTCGCTCAAGGCAATACGCGCATCGTTGACTTGCTGCTCGATACGGCCACGGAAGATCGAGGTTTCGCCGGCCAGGTTGACCAGATCGTCGAGCAGCTCGGCGGAGATCTTCACCGTATCGGCAGCCGGGTCCACCGCGGCTTCCGCCTTGCCCGCCGGCAGCGCCACCGGTGTCACCGCCTCTTCGCTTGGGTGCACCAGGCTTCTGATCCGCTCGATGAGTTTGTCCACCGAGCCGACCGGCAGGCCGTCCGCCACGGCGTCGATCATCTGCGCCAGGCGGTCGTGGCAGCCTTGCAGCAGCGCAAACAGCTCGGCGGACGGCGCGAGCAACCCGGCCGACAGGCCTTCGTAGAGAAACTCCAGCTCATGGGCCAGGTCGCCGATGGGCGCAATCTCGACCATGCGCGCGCCGCCCTTGAGGGTGTGCAGGTCGCGCAGCAGGGTTTCGACTTCCTGGCGGTTGCCGGGCTCGGCCTGCCAGCGCAGCAAGGCGCTGCCGGAGCTGTCGAGAATATCAGCGGCTTCTTCGAGGAAAATATCCAGCAATTCAGGGTCGGCGGCAGACGCTTGCGCGGCCTCGGCCGGTATGGCGGGTGTGCTGCGTTGGCGCCATTCGCGCAGTTGGGCGATCAGCTCGGCGGCATCGTTCAAGGGTTGATGCTGTTGCAGTTCTTCCAGTTGCAAGTCCAAGCGTTCATGGCTGGCCATCAGCAACAGGGACAGCTCGGCCGAGTAACTGTAGCGGCGGTCCACCAGCCCTTCGTACAAGCATTCCAACTCATGGGCCAGGTCGCCGATCGGCTGGATTTCGGCCATGCGTGCGCCGCCCTTGAGGGTGTGCAAGTCGCGTTGCAACGACGACAACGGCGCGGCGTTGTCGGGATCCAGCAACCAACGCTTGAGCGCCTGTCCGGCGCTGTCGAGGATGTCCACGGCTTCTTCGAGGAAGATCTCGACGATCTCGTCGTCCACCGTCGTTTCGCGCTCCAATTGCTGCGTGGCGGCACCCAGCTCGGAAATGCTCGGCGCGCGGTTGCCGTCACGTTTGATCAGGCCGGTGGCGGACGGGTCGAGGGCTTCGTCCAGCAGCTCGCGCAGGGCTGCGACCCGCGCCGGC
Above is a genomic segment from Pseudomonas azadiae containing:
- a CDS encoding DUF6124 family protein, which gives rise to MVKPTPNPPLFTVTPHQTTETLLVNASETLSSLNALTCNLAFDLDASQRAIMLGIQQMAEFGQLLVDRALEQVSPSPEVVPKRD
- a CDS encoding polymorphic toxin type 44 domain-containing protein is translated as MAVPLMPPSVSILENMAISKSKRIHLKAGSSFAYSWFYSQVRAAGPWNYKKQGRQYEAFGNFNYGATGTVLGIPESVLLRAAGVAQTFAKTTMPEFGAWWGGDPFGDDPRDQYWIRRGIEYAISQGH
- a CDS encoding HigA family addiction module antitoxin, with translation MGMHNPPHPGEILLEDVIPAVGITITEMARRLGFARETFSRILHGRAPVSPDLAVRLERAGVSSARLWLSMQSAYDLWQAEHREQPVIERFARID
- a CDS encoding chemotaxis protein CheW, which codes for MLDHRASQLTGLLLPLADRHLILPNVAIAELIDFQRGEPASDAPPWYLRQVTWRDRQIPLISFEAVCGEASVTGTRSRIVVLNALGERSTLKFIALVIQGIPRSYKLDSELSYVDVPLCPLELAAVQVGEHVAKVPDLMGLEALLVESGLA